One segment of Carcharodon carcharias isolate sCarCar2 chromosome 16, sCarCar2.pri, whole genome shotgun sequence DNA contains the following:
- the LOC121289222 gene encoding NADH dehydrogenase [ubiquinone] 1 alpha subcomplex subunit 1-like — protein MWYEILPGLCVMAGCLMVLGLATIYLHRGTNDSRGKWIAHLPCHWTLLDQDRGASGCKTYYKSRGLENID, from the coding sequence ATGTGGTACGAGATCTTACCAGGCCTCTGCGTTATGGCTGGCTGCCTGATGGTTCTCGGACTCGCTACCATCTACCTTCACAGGGGGACGAACGACAGCAGGGGAAAATGGATTGCTCATTTACCATGTCATTGGACCCTGCTGGATCAAGACAGAGGAGCGTCTGGTTGCAAAACCTATTATAAATCAAGGGGATTAGAAAACATCGACTGA